The following DNA comes from Ignavibacteria bacterium.
TTCAAGGAATACTTTCATAGCGCTGTTATAATCCCCGGCTTCTATAAACGGCTTTGCAAGCCGCTGCACAGCTACAAATGCGTCTTCTGAAGGAGCGGTAAAAAGTATGTATTGCCTGAGCTCTTCGGGGGATGTTATGGTTTCCAGGTCACGCTGTGCAAATAAAGCACTAACTGCAAAGAATAGAAGAATTAATATTATTCCTGAAAATTTCATATTTACAAATTTAACATATAATGGTCAAAAAGAATTTCACTAAAACGGGTAATACTATCCAAAAGTGACATTTCATTTTAAAAAGCAGCTTAAATACAACATTAAATTCTGCATCAGTTAGTCAATAAATTTATCAACTATTGAGCAATTTACGTTAGAATTGCGAAATTGACTTTTTGACTTGATTTTTATTAACTTTCTTTTAGATTTTTTCTAAAAAGAGAATTCATTGTATTCCTAGAGGGAGGTTTATCAATAATGAAGTACTTTATAAAAAGTATTTTTATATTTACGATTTTTGTAATTGTTAGCACAAAACAAATTTATGCACAAGTAACGCAAGAATGGGTTAAGAGATTTTCACTTCAAACAGACGCTGGCGACACCGCATATTCAATAGCAGTCGATGGTTCTGGATACGTCTATGTAGCCGGCATTGTTTGGAGAAATGAGGACGATGCTTCATTTAGCTACTTATATGACTACGGAACAATTAAGTATGAACCAGATGGCGATTATTATTGGACAGGGCAAACTGCCCCTGGACATAGATTATATAATAATTCACCCACAGATGATGGTATTGATGCTGCTTATTCAATTGTAGTTGACGGATCAGGAAACATTTATGTAACGGGCAGAAGTTATGGCAGTACTTCAACATCATTTGATTATGCAACTGTTAAATATAATTCAACAGGCGAAAAACAATGGGCTTCACGCTATAACGGGCCGGAAAGCAGTGATGACGTGGCGGTTTCTGTTGTATTAGATGGTTCTGGAAACGTATATGTAACTGGGCGCAGCATTGACAAAAACTATGATATAGCAACAGTAAAATACAATTCTTCCGGCACTCAGCAGTGGGTTGCCAGGTATAACGGAAGTGGTGATGATGACGATGCCGCGGAGTCAATGGTAATAGATGGTTCTGCTAATATATACGTTACAGGTTACTGCACTGGTAGTTCAACAGGTAAAGATTATGTTATAATCATATACAATTCTTCCGGGACTCAACAATGGGTTGCGACTTATAATGGCGTCGGAAGTGGTGAAGATATTGCACACACCATTAAAGTAGATGGCAGTGGTAACGTATATGTTACAGGCAGAAGTAAACAATATGCTTCAACTGATTTTGCTTACGCAACTGTAAAATATAATTCCTCCGGAACCCAACAATGGGCTGCGATATATAACGGGAATGGATACGATTGGGACGAAGCATACTCACTTGCTGTTGATGGCTCAGGGAATGTATTCGTTACTGGAAAGAGTGAAGGACCAGCAAGTTTTACAAGCACATATTTTGATTATGCAACAATTAAATATAATTCCTCTGGGTCTCAGCAGTGGGAAGCAAGATATAATGGTCCCGGTAGCGATAACGACGAAGCATATGCCCTAGTAATTGATGGAAGCAGTAATGTCTATATTACTGGAAGAAGCAAAGGCAACGGAACAGACTTTGATTATGCTACAATTAAATATAACTCTTCAGGTACCCAACAATGGATTGCAAGATATGATAATGATTACAATGATGAGGCGTATGCAATTACTATAGATAATTCAGGAAATGTATATGTTACAGGCGGCAGTTATGAAACTGGAATTGAATTTGACTGGGCTACAATTAAATATTCACAGAATGGTGATTTTATTCCTCAAACTCCGGTAACACATTAATGGAATATTTATAATAGAATATGAAGAATATTATATATTACATTTTCATTATGACTTTAAATATTTTATTACAAAATATTCAAAGTCAAGTAACGCAATCATGGGTTCAAAGGTTTAACAATACTATAAACGGCTGGGACGAACCGAGAGACATTGCCATTGATAAGTTAGGAGACATTTATGTAACTGGCTATAGTTTTATTAATTTAACCGAACGGTATTATTATACTATAAAATATAATTCTACTGGTGTTCAACAGTGGGCAAAAAGCTATAATGTAGGATATGGCTCAGCTTTTGCAATCACTCTGGATGATTCCGCAAATGTTTATATAACAGGTGATAATACAAATGGCATAATTACAATTAAATATACAACAACAGGCATCGAACAATGGGCAGCTCAGTATAACGGTCCGGATATCGACAACGCAAGAGAAATAGCAGTTGATAAAGAAGGCAATGTTTATGTCACTGGTTGGAGTTGGAACGACAGCACTTATTTTGATTATATAACAATAAAGTATAACAAATTAGGTCATCAACAGTGGGCTGTACTGTATAATAGTATTACGAATTCTTATGACCAGGCACGCGCTTTAACAGTTGATAACTCAGGAAACGTGTATATTACAGGTTCAAGCGAAGGTAGCGGCATTATAACAATAAAATATAGTTCAGCGGGTAATCAAATATGGTTGGCTAATTATTTTGGCGGTATTGGTTATGATATTGAATTAGACAAATATAATAATGTTTATTTAGCAGGATACACCGGCAGTGCCGGTAATCACAATTACATCACTATAAAATATGATTCTTCGGGTAACTTGCAATGGGCAAAAACTTATGATGGTTCAGGCGGAGATGACGTTTCTCAATGGATGTCATTAGATTCAACCGGCAGCGTTTATGTAACAGGTTACAGTTATGGGGGGGCTGCAACACGAAATGATTTTGCAACCATAAAATATAACTCAGCCGGGATTCAACAATGGGTTGCAAGATATAACGGACCGGGAAGCAGTCATGATTTTGTACGAAATGTTGCATTAGATAGGGCAGGCGATGTTTACATTACAGGCTACGCTTATGTTCCTGCTGGCGGGACATTTGATTTTGCAACTGTAAAATATAACGGTATAACAGGTAATCAGCAATGGGTAGTGTTATATAACGGCACAGGAGATAGCAGCGATTACGGCTGGGCTCTTGATGTTGATAGTATGAATAATGTGTATGTTACCGGAGCGAGCTTTGGCAATGGTACAGGCAGAGATTTTGCGACAGTTAAATATTCACAAACAATAGGTATCCAGCAAATTTCAAATCAAATTCCGACAGAATACAGATTAGAGCAAAATTATCCGAATCCGTTCAATCCGGTAACGAAGATCAGGTTTTCAATTCCATCGGCAGAATTTGTTAAGCTCTTTATATATGACGCGCTTGGCAGGGAAATATCAACTGTGGTAAATGAAAGACTGATGCCTGGCATCTATGAAACCGAGTGGAATTCTGTTAATATGGGAAGCGGTGTTTACTTCTATAGTCTAAAAACTAATGGTTTTTCACAAACAAAAAAGATGATGGTAATTAAATAACATTATTATCTATCAATATCCATTATTTCCGCAGGCGGAATTCAACCCTGCGGTTGAGGGCTCTGCCCTCTTCTGTATCATTTGGCGCAACGGGCTGTGATTCACCAAATCCCTGTGATATGATATTTGCGGGATTAATACCAATACTTACCAGGTAACTTACAACTGAAGCTGCGCGTTTATCAGAAAGCTCTTTGTTAAAATGGTCGCTGCCAATATCATCAGTATGTGCGTTGATTTCAACCATTACTTCGGGGTTTGCATGCATGAACCTGTACAGCAGGTTCAATGCTTCATGTGATTCATCCTTTAGTTCAAACTTACCGGAATCAAAAAATATATTTTCTATCTTAATAGCTTTACCTGAATTTTTAAGCTCTTCAACTGATATTACGCTCATATTGGTATTTATCTGCTCAAAAGCTTTGGCTGCTGTAAGATCAAGGTAGTTTACAATTGAATAGAACCCTTTAACATCGGCGTAATACGCGTAATACCTGCCTGTCGGCAGGGCGATAAAATATTCGCCGGTAACCGGATCGGTTTTTGCAACGCCAACTTCTTTTTTTAGCTCTACATCTTCCCATTTAATTGTGGCTTCCACGGGATTCCCGTTTTCATCAAGCACTTTACCGTTAATTGTAACCACATCGCTTACCGGCTGCACTTCTTCGGGAAGCTCGACGTAATAAATATCCTCTTCGCCAAAACCCATATCGTTAACTGTGGAAAAATACGCGCGTTTGCCGTCAGTGGAAATTTTAAATCCCCAGTCCTCATTGGGAGTGTTTATTTCTTTCCCAAGATTTACAGGTTCGCTCCAGTGTGTCCACGATGAATCGTTTAACCGTACCGATTTAAACACATCGCTTTTGCCAAGCCCGGGATGCCCGTCACTTGAAAAGTAGAGGGTTTTGCCATCGGGATGAAGAAATGGTGTTCGTTCAGTATATGGTGTATTTATAAAATCACCAAGATTTATAGCGGTTTTGCTCCACGAACCGTCAGGCTCTTTTAAAACTACATACAGGTCAGTATTCCCCCAGTACATACCGTGGTAATAGTCGCCCTTGGGTTTATAGTCACCCACTCCTCCGGGCCTTTCACTGCTGAACAATATCGCCTTACCGTCAGCAGTAAGGTACGCATCGGCATCCCACCATTTGGAATTTATCGGTTCGGGGTATTGCTGAACTTCTGAGTAGCCTGATTTTGTTTTGACGGAGTAAAAGTTATCACCCCTGCCAAGCGCGTTCAGGTAATTGCCGAAAAGTACCAGGGTATTTCCATCGGCGGAAATGCTGTTTATATATTCATTGCTTTCTGTGTTGATACTGCCAATAAGAGGTTTAGCAATTATCCAGCGGTTATTAACTTCCTGTGAAATGAAAATATCTTCTCCGCCAATATTATCTTCCCTGTCACGCCCTGTGAAGTAGATCCTTTTTCCGTCAGGTGAAATCACGGGACTGTATTCACGGCCAAGAGAATTTATATTGCCGCCCATATTATAAAGCTTAATATTTTTCGCGGTATCGTTGATGATCGAAATTATTTTATCAATACGGTCTGCCAGACCAAGGAACTTTGATTTATGGTCTTCGTAAACTTTTACAGCCTTAACCCAGTCATGTTTATATAATGAAGGAGCGGCAAGGTATTGAAGAGCAATGAATGCGTCTTCACTTGGCGCGTAAAGCTTTACGATATTTGCGTAATATTCCGGTGATTCGCCTTCATCAACCTGGATCTTCTGTGAAAAAATATTTAAAGGGATTAACAGGAAAAATATTATTGCTGCTGATAAATATTTATGCATGCCGTTTTTAAACGGCGTTAATTTGAAAAAGCTAATATTTTCAATTAGTGATAGAATAGCTTTTTGTGCAAGTATTAATATATACTGGCACAAATTATCTAATTTTTTGGAAATTAGCAAGATTATTCTAACGGTAAAGAGTTAACCGGAATTTTATATATCATTTTTATACATTGAAATAAGCAGATTGTAAAATTATGTTATTAACGCTTCATAATTGAAATATAATAATTACTTCAAATATGAAATTTATTAAATACACATATTCTGTTATTATACTTTTAATATCTATAAATTCTTACGCCCAGAATCCAGTATATAATCAATGCAGAAACGGTCTTTTTATACTTATTCCGAATAACGGAACAATGCGTGACAGTATACTGATTTCTTTGCCTGCACTTTCATTTATTGCAGATATAAACATAACTATTGATACACTGATTCATACCTGGGTAAGTGATCTTTCTATTTACCTGAGAAAAGATACTGCCGGAGTTAAATTATTTAACAGAACAGGCGGTTCAGGAGATAATTTCATAGGAACAATTTTTAATGATTCAGCAGCAATTTCGATAGGTAATGCTAATGCTCCTTTTACCGGACAATTTAAACCACATAACCCTCTTTCTGTTTTTAATGGATCCTTTAATGCGAGCGGTTACTGGTCACTATACATTTCAGATACTGCAACTGGTGATACCGGTTTTTTGAAAGCATGGTGTCTATCTATCAGTTATTATATATATATGGGCGGTATAAATACAGTTGAAATCCCCAACACTTACAGATTATACCAAAACTACCCTAATCCATTCAATCCTGTTACAAAGATTAAATATGGATTGCCGGAAAATGGATATGTTAAATTAACAGTTTATAATGATCTTGGAGAAGAAATAATTGTTCTGCAGGATGGATACAAAACAGCAAATACTTATGAAGCTGAATTCAACGCATCTGATCTGCCAAGCGGTGTGTATTATTATAAAATGGAAGCGAAAGGATTTATAGATTCAAAAAAGATGGTTATTGTAAAATAGGTGAATTGGTGAGTAGGTAAGTTGGTGAGTAGTAATTAAATTATAAATGTCTATATATCCGGAGAAAGATGTTTAAACTCATATAAAGCTATTCCTGCAGAAATTGCTACATTAAGAGATTCACTTTTTGAGTATCCTTCAATTTTCAACTTCTCAAATCCTGATTCAATTATTTCTTTTGATATACCGTGAGCTTCGCTGCCAAACACGATCACAGATTTATCAGATTTCGCTGATTGAGTGATCTGCGATAATGAACTTTCTGCATCAAGTGTAAACAGGTAAACTGAATACCCTTTTGATTCAAGTTTCTTCAGCTCAACTGCAAGTTCAGCATCTTCAGTAATATTGGTATGGAATATCCCGCCCTGCGTTGAACGTATAACTTTGGGATTATAAGGGTCAGCACACTCCTTGCTGAGTATAATATTTTTTACACCGAACCAATAAGCTGTGCGTATAATTGTTCCCAGATTTCCCGGGTCACTGACCCTGTCAAGTGCAATGACAAGTTCACCATTTGCAATGCCGCCTCTTGTTTTAGGATGGGCAACAACTCCAACAATTCCCTGTGAGCTTTCAGTATCGGTAAGTTTGTTAAATGACTTCTCAGGCAGCGGTTCAACAATGGTTTTATTAGTGGCAAGCTTTTCCAAAATTGCAGTATGTCCCTGCAGGTCAACCCCTTCACGCAGTATTATATATTCAAGCTCATGAGGTGAGTTAAGGCATTCTTCAATTAAATGGAAGCCTTCAATGAGATATTTGCCGTGTTCTTCGCGGTATTTTTTCTGCTTCAGTGAAGCGAATTGTTTTATTTGGTTGGCGGTTAGCAATTTGTTGGATTACGTTAGTTTTGTTGTTGATCAAAAAGAACAACAACGGGTGAATTAAAATATAAGTAAAATAACTTCACCTTTGTTTATACGACAAATCTTAGATTATCGTCTGGATTCTTCGCTCGCTTCGCTCACTCAGAATGACAAAAATTTTAGAAGTTAGTTTTCTTTTGCTTCTCTTTGGAGTGCATCAACTATGTTGATGCGAGCACTGAACTGCTGACGCAGTCAGGCGCAGTCAGCGCAATCCATGAAAGGCTTACTTACCTATGAGTTTCAGGAATTCGGTCCTGGTTTT
Coding sequences within:
- a CDS encoding SBBP repeat-containing protein: MKYFIKSIFIFTIFVIVSTKQIYAQVTQEWVKRFSLQTDAGDTAYSIAVDGSGYVYVAGIVWRNEDDASFSYLYDYGTIKYEPDGDYYWTGQTAPGHRLYNNSPTDDGIDAAYSIVVDGSGNIYVTGRSYGSTSTSFDYATVKYNSTGEKQWASRYNGPESSDDVAVSVVLDGSGNVYVTGRSIDKNYDIATVKYNSSGTQQWVARYNGSGDDDDAAESMVIDGSANIYVTGYCTGSSTGKDYVIIIYNSSGTQQWVATYNGVGSGEDIAHTIKVDGSGNVYVTGRSKQYASTDFAYATVKYNSSGTQQWAAIYNGNGYDWDEAYSLAVDGSGNVFVTGKSEGPASFTSTYFDYATIKYNSSGSQQWEARYNGPGSDNDEAYALVIDGSSNVYITGRSKGNGTDFDYATIKYNSSGTQQWIARYDNDYNDEAYAITIDNSGNVYVTGGSYETGIEFDWATIKYSQNGDFIPQTPVTH
- a CDS encoding SBBP repeat-containing protein, giving the protein MKNIIYYIFIMTLNILLQNIQSQVTQSWVQRFNNTINGWDEPRDIAIDKLGDIYVTGYSFINLTERYYYTIKYNSTGVQQWAKSYNVGYGSAFAITLDDSANVYITGDNTNGIITIKYTTTGIEQWAAQYNGPDIDNAREIAVDKEGNVYVTGWSWNDSTYFDYITIKYNKLGHQQWAVLYNSITNSYDQARALTVDNSGNVYITGSSEGSGIITIKYSSAGNQIWLANYFGGIGYDIELDKYNNVYLAGYTGSAGNHNYITIKYDSSGNLQWAKTYDGSGGDDVSQWMSLDSTGSVYVTGYSYGGAATRNDFATIKYNSAGIQQWVARYNGPGSSHDFVRNVALDRAGDVYITGYAYVPAGGTFDFATVKYNGITGNQQWVVLYNGTGDSSDYGWALDVDSMNNVYVTGASFGNGTGRDFATVKYSQTIGIQQISNQIPTEYRLEQNYPNPFNPVTKIRFSIPSAEFVKLFIYDALGREISTVVNERLMPGIYETEWNSVNMGSGVYFYSLKTNGFSQTKKMMVIK
- a CDS encoding PD40 domain-containing protein; translated protein: MHKYLSAAIIFFLLIPLNIFSQKIQVDEGESPEYYANIVKLYAPSEDAFIALQYLAAPSLYKHDWVKAVKVYEDHKSKFLGLADRIDKIISIINDTAKNIKLYNMGGNINSLGREYSPVISPDGKRIYFTGRDREDNIGGEDIFISQEVNNRWIIAKPLIGSINTESNEYINSISADGNTLVLFGNYLNALGRGDNFYSVKTKSGYSEVQQYPEPINSKWWDADAYLTADGKAILFSSERPGGVGDYKPKGDYYHGMYWGNTDLYVVLKEPDGSWSKTAINLGDFINTPYTERTPFLHPDGKTLYFSSDGHPGLGKSDVFKSVRLNDSSWTHWSEPVNLGKEINTPNEDWGFKISTDGKRAYFSTVNDMGFGEEDIYYVELPEEVQPVSDVVTINGKVLDENGNPVEATIKWEDVELKKEVGVAKTDPVTGEYFIALPTGRYYAYYADVKGFYSIVNYLDLTAAKAFEQINTNMSVISVEELKNSGKAIKIENIFFDSGKFELKDESHEALNLLYRFMHANPEVMVEINAHTDDIGSDHFNKELSDKRAASVVSYLVSIGINPANIISQGFGESQPVAPNDTEEGRALNRRVEFRLRK
- a CDS encoding T9SS type A sorting domain-containing protein, with product MKFIKYTYSVIILLISINSYAQNPVYNQCRNGLFILIPNNGTMRDSILISLPALSFIADINITIDTLIHTWVSDLSIYLRKDTAGVKLFNRTGGSGDNFIGTIFNDSAAISIGNANAPFTGQFKPHNPLSVFNGSFNASGYWSLYISDTATGDTGFLKAWCLSISYYIYMGGINTVEIPNTYRLYQNYPNPFNPVTKIKYGLPENGYVKLTVYNDLGEEIIVLQDGYKTANTYEAEFNASDLPSGVYYYKMEAKGFIDSKKMVIVK
- a CDS encoding RNA methyltransferase; translation: MLTANQIKQFASLKQKKYREEHGKYLIEGFHLIEECLNSPHELEYIILREGVDLQGHTAILEKLATNKTIVEPLPEKSFNKLTDTESSQGIVGVVAHPKTRGGIANGELVIALDRVSDPGNLGTIIRTAYWFGVKNIILSKECADPYNPKVIRSTQGGIFHTNITEDAELAVELKKLESKGYSVYLFTLDAESSLSQITQSAKSDKSVIVFGSEAHGISKEIIESGFEKLKIEGYSKSESLNVAISAGIALYEFKHLSPDI